Proteins found in one Microbacterium sp. SSM24 genomic segment:
- the rpsG gene encoding 30S ribosomal protein S7: MPRKGPAPKRPVVNDPVYGAPIVSQLVNKILVDGKKSLAESIVYTALKGVEAKNGQDAVATLKKALDNVRPTLEVKSRRVGGSTYQVPVEVKPHRANTLALRWLVSYAKGRREKTMTERLQNEILDASNGLGAAVKRREDTHKMAESNRAFAHYRW; the protein is encoded by the coding sequence ATGCCTCGCAAGGGACCCGCTCCGAAGCGCCCCGTCGTCAACGACCCGGTCTACGGCGCTCCGATCGTCAGCCAGCTCGTCAACAAGATCCTCGTCGACGGCAAGAAGTCGCTCGCCGAGTCGATCGTCTACACCGCCCTCAAGGGCGTGGAGGCGAAGAACGGTCAGGACGCCGTCGCCACGCTGAAGAAGGCGCTCGACAACGTCCGCCCGACTCTCGAGGTCAAGAGCCGCCGCGTCGGTGGCTCGACCTACCAGGTGCCGGTCGAGGTCAAGCCTCACCGCGCCAACACGCTCGCCCTCCGCTGGCTCGTCAGCTACGCCAAGGGCCGTCGTGAGAAGACGATGACCGAGCGCCTCCAGAACGAGATCCTGGATGCCTCGAACGGCCTGGGTGCCGCGGTCAAGCGCCGCGAAGACACCCACAAGATGGCCGAGTCGAACCGCGCCTTCGCTCACTACCGCTGGTAA
- the rplD gene encoding 50S ribosomal protein L4 — protein sequence MADSTLALDVVKADGKKAGSVELPAALFDVKTNIPLIHQVVVAQRAAARQGTHSTKRRGEVSGAGRKPFKQKGTGNARQGSIRAPHMTGGGIVHGPKPRDYAQRTPKKMIAAALLGALSDRARGDRLHIVDSFGIEGAPSTKAAAAVLAALAPTKNVLVVITRDDELSILSVRNLAYVHVLFSDQLNAYDVLVSDDIVFTKAAYDAFVASKAGSTEEVSA from the coding sequence ATGGCTGACTCGACTCTCGCGCTCGACGTCGTGAAGGCAGACGGCAAGAAGGCCGGCTCGGTTGAGCTGCCCGCCGCTCTGTTCGACGTCAAGACGAACATCCCCCTGATCCACCAGGTCGTCGTGGCGCAGCGCGCCGCGGCTCGCCAGGGCACCCACTCGACCAAGCGTCGCGGTGAGGTCTCGGGCGCCGGCCGCAAGCCCTTCAAGCAGAAGGGCACCGGTAACGCCCGTCAGGGTTCGATCCGCGCGCCGCACATGACCGGTGGTGGCATCGTCCACGGCCCGAAGCCGCGCGACTACGCGCAGCGCACGCCCAAGAAGATGATCGCCGCAGCCCTCCTGGGCGCGCTCAGCGATCGCGCTCGCGGCGACCGCCTGCACATCGTCGACTCGTTCGGCATCGAGGGTGCTCCTTCGACGAAGGCCGCCGCTGCGGTCCTCGCGGCGCTCGCCCCGACCAAGAACGTGCTGGTCGTCATCACGCGTGACGACGAGCTCAGCATCCTGAGCGTGCGCAACCTCGCGTACGTCCACGTGCTGTTCTCCGACCAGCTCAACGCATACGACGTGCTCGTCTCGGACGACATCGTCTTCACCAAGGCCGCCTACGACGCGTTCGTCGCGTCGAAGGCCGGCTCCACCGAGGAGGTCTCGGCATGA
- the rplW gene encoding 50S ribosomal protein L23, whose protein sequence is MTAVNKDPRDIILKPVVSEKSYGLIDEGKYTFLVDPRATKTEIKLAIEKIFGVKVAAVNTINRVGKARRTRFGTGKRKDTKRAIVTLKSGTIDIFTAVG, encoded by the coding sequence ATGACCGCCGTGAACAAGGACCCGCGCGACATCATCCTGAAGCCGGTCGTCTCCGAGAAGAGCTACGGGCTCATCGACGAGGGCAAGTACACGTTCCTCGTGGACCCGCGTGCCACGAAGACCGAGATCAAGCTCGCCATCGAGAAGATCTTCGGCGTCAAGGTGGCTGCGGTCAACACGATCAACCGCGTCGGCAAGGCCCGCCGCACCCGCTTCGGCACGGGGAAGCGCAAGGACACCAAGCGCGCCATCGTGACCCTGAAGTCGGGCACCATCGACATCTTCACGGCAGTCGGCTGA
- the rplB gene encoding 50S ribosomal protein L2 — protein MAIRKYKPTTPGRRGSSVADFAEITRSTPEKSLLRPLSKTGGRNNQGRITTRHIGGGHKRQYRVIDFRRNDKDGVNAKVAHIEYDPNRTARIALLHYFDGEKRYILAPNKLQQGDIIESGASADIKPGNNLPLKNIPTGTVIHAIELRPGGGAKIARSAGVSVRLVAKDGPYAQLRLPSGEIRNVDARCRATIGEVGNAEQSNINWGKAGRKRWLGVRPTVRGVAMNPVDHPHGGGEGKTSGGRHPVSPWGKAEGRTRHANKESDKYIVRRRNAGKKRK, from the coding sequence ATGGCTATTCGCAAGTACAAGCCCACGACCCCGGGTCGCCGCGGCTCGTCGGTGGCCGACTTCGCCGAGATCACCCGATCGACGCCGGAGAAGTCGCTCCTCCGCCCGCTGAGCAAGACCGGTGGACGCAACAACCAGGGCCGCATCACCACCCGCCACATCGGCGGTGGCCACAAGCGCCAGTACCGCGTCATCGACTTCCGTCGCAATGACAAGGACGGCGTCAACGCCAAGGTCGCTCACATCGAGTACGACCCCAACCGCACCGCGCGCATCGCGCTCCTGCACTACTTCGACGGCGAGAAGCGCTACATCCTCGCCCCGAACAAGCTGCAGCAGGGCGACATCATCGAGTCGGGCGCCTCGGCTGACATCAAGCCGGGCAACAACCTGCCGCTGAAGAACATCCCCACCGGTACCGTGATCCACGCGATCGAGCTCCGCCCCGGCGGCGGCGCGAAGATCGCGCGTTCGGCCGGTGTGTCGGTTCGTCTCGTCGCGAAGGACGGCCCCTACGCCCAGCTGCGTCTGCCCTCGGGCGAGATCCGCAACGTCGATGCGCGCTGCCGCGCGACGATCGGCGAGGTCGGCAACGCCGAGCAGTCGAACATCAACTGGGGCAAGGCCGGCCGCAAGCGCTGGCTCGGCGTCCGCCCGACCGTCCGTGGTGTCGCGATGAACCCCGTCGACCACCCGCACGGTGGTGGCGAGGGCAAGACCTCCGGTGGTCGTCACCCTGTTTCGCCGTGGGGCAAGGCCGAGGGCCGCACCCGTCACGCGAACAAGGAAAGCGACAAGTACATCGTTCGCCGTCGCAACGCCGGCAAGAAGCGCAAGTAG
- the tuf gene encoding elongation factor Tu, with product MAKAKFERTKPHVNIGTIGHVDHGKTTLTAAISKVLADKYPSATNVQRDFASIDSAPEERQRGITINISHVEYETPKRHYAHVDAPGHADYIKNMITGAAQMDGAILVVAATDGPMAQTREHVLLAKQVGVPYLLVALNKSDMVDDEEILELVELEVRELLSSQDFDGDNAPVVRVSGLKALEGDSEWTEKIVELMEAVDASIPDPVRDKDKPFLMPIEDVFTITGRGTVVTGRAERGTLGINSEVEIVGLRPTQKTIVTGIEMFHKQLDEAWAGENCGLLLRGTKRDDVERGQVVVKPGSVTPHTNFEGTAYILSKEEGGRHNPFFTNYRPQFYFRTTDVTGVITLPEGTEMVMPGDTTDMTVELIQPIAMEEGLGYAIREGGRTVGAGTVTKILK from the coding sequence GTGGCTAAGGCCAAGTTCGAGCGCACCAAGCCGCACGTGAACATCGGAACGATCGGTCACGTCGACCACGGCAAGACCACGCTCACCGCAGCGATCTCGAAGGTGCTCGCCGACAAGTACCCGTCGGCCACCAACGTGCAGCGCGACTTCGCGTCGATCGACTCCGCTCCCGAGGAGCGCCAGCGCGGCATCACGATCAACATCTCGCACGTCGAGTACGAGACGCCCAAGCGTCACTACGCTCACGTCGACGCCCCCGGTCACGCCGACTACATCAAGAACATGATCACCGGTGCGGCTCAGATGGACGGCGCGATCCTCGTGGTCGCCGCCACCGACGGCCCGATGGCTCAGACCCGCGAGCACGTCCTGCTCGCCAAGCAGGTCGGCGTGCCCTACCTGCTCGTCGCGCTGAACAAGAGCGACATGGTCGACGACGAGGAGATCCTTGAGCTCGTCGAGCTCGAGGTCCGCGAGCTGCTGTCGTCGCAGGACTTCGACGGTGACAACGCTCCGGTCGTCCGCGTCTCGGGCCTCAAGGCTCTCGAGGGCGACTCCGAGTGGACCGAGAAGATCGTCGAGCTCATGGAGGCCGTCGACGCTTCGATCCCCGACCCGGTGCGTGACAAGGACAAGCCGTTCCTCATGCCCATCGAGGACGTCTTCACCATCACTGGTCGTGGCACGGTCGTCACGGGTCGCGCCGAGCGCGGCACCCTCGGCATCAACTCCGAGGTCGAGATCGTGGGTCTGCGCCCGACGCAGAAGACGATCGTCACCGGTATCGAGATGTTCCACAAGCAGCTCGACGAGGCATGGGCCGGCGAGAACTGTGGTCTGCTCCTCCGCGGCACCAAGCGTGACGACGTGGAGCGCGGCCAGGTCGTCGTGAAGCCCGGTTCGGTCACCCCGCACACCAACTTCGAGGGCACGGCGTACATCCTGTCCAAGGAGGAGGGCGGACGCCACAACCCGTTCTTCACGAACTACCGCCCGCAGTTCTACTTCCGCACCACCGACGTCACCGGCGTCATCACGCTGCCCGAGGGCACCGAGATGGTCATGCCCGGCGACACCACCGACATGACGGTCGAGCTGATCCAGCCGATCGCCATGGAGGAGGGCCTCGGCTACGCCATCCGTGAGGGTGGCCGCACCGTCGGCGCCGGCACGGTCACGAAGATCCTGAAGTAA
- the rplC gene encoding 50S ribosomal protein L3: protein MNNKISKGLLGTKLGMTQVWDENGKLVPVTVIEVAPNVVTQVRTPEKDGYKAVQIAYGQIDPRKVNKPQTAHFEAAGVTPRRHLTEVRTADAADYSLGQELTVDGTFEAGQLVDVVGTSKGKGFAGVMKRHNFKGVSASHGSHRNHRKPGSIGASSTPSRVFKGMRMAGRMGGERVTVLNLKVHAVDAEKGLLLVKGAVPGARGRIVYVRNAVKGA from the coding sequence ATCAACAACAAGATTTCCAAGGGCCTCCTCGGAACCAAGCTCGGCATGACCCAGGTGTGGGACGAGAACGGCAAGCTCGTTCCCGTCACCGTCATCGAGGTCGCGCCGAACGTGGTCACCCAGGTTCGCACCCCTGAGAAGGACGGCTACAAGGCCGTTCAGATCGCCTACGGTCAGATCGACCCCCGCAAGGTGAACAAGCCGCAGACGGCCCACTTCGAGGCCGCCGGTGTGACGCCGCGTCGTCACCTCACCGAGGTCCGCACCGCGGATGCCGCTGACTACTCACTCGGTCAGGAGCTCACGGTGGACGGCACCTTCGAAGCCGGCCAGCTCGTCGACGTCGTCGGCACGAGCAAGGGCAAGGGCTTCGCGGGCGTCATGAAGCGCCACAACTTCAAGGGCGTCTCCGCTTCGCACGGTTCGCACCGCAACCACCGCAAGCCCGGTTCGATCGGCGCCTCGTCGACCCCGAGCCGCGTCTTCAAGGGCATGCGCATGGCCGGCCGTATGGGTGGCGAGCGCGTGACCGTCCTCAACCTCAAGGTGCACGCCGTCGACGCTGAGAAGGGTCTGCTGCTCGTCAAGGGCGCCGTCCCCGGCGCGCGCGGCCGCATCGTCTACGTCCGCAACGCAGTGAAGGGTGCCTGA
- a CDS encoding WXG100 family type VII secretion target: MADFKASYGEMEAMSGKLENGREEIGDILRRLKSDVDRLLGDDFKTQHASGKFGEGYTELTTGLEKAIEGISDMGESLRKMQQAIKDTDQALAGN, from the coding sequence ATGGCGGATTTCAAGGCTTCATACGGTGAGATGGAAGCGATGTCGGGCAAGCTCGAGAACGGCCGCGAGGAGATCGGCGACATCCTGCGCCGTCTCAAGAGCGACGTGGATCGCCTGCTCGGCGACGACTTCAAGACGCAGCACGCGTCGGGCAAGTTCGGTGAGGGCTACACCGAGCTGACCACCGGTCTGGAGAAGGCCATCGAGGGCATCTCCGACATGGGCGAATCGCTGCGCAAGATGCAGCAGGCGATCAAGGACACCGACCAGGCACTCGCCGGCAACTGA
- the rpsJ gene encoding 30S ribosomal protein S10, with the protein MAGQKIRIRLKSYDHAGLDSSARKIVDTVTRAGATVVGPVPLPTEKNVVCVIRSPHKYKDSREHFEMRTHKRLIDIIDPTPKAVDSLMRLDLPADVNIEIKL; encoded by the coding sequence ATGGCGGGACAGAAGATCCGCATTCGCCTGAAGTCGTACGATCACGCCGGGCTCGACAGCTCCGCGCGCAAGATCGTCGACACCGTGACCCGTGCCGGCGCTACCGTGGTGGGCCCCGTGCCCCTGCCGACCGAGAAGAACGTCGTGTGCGTCATCCGGTCGCCCCACAAGTACAAGGACAGCCGCGAGCACTTCGAGATGCGCACCCACAAGCGTCTGATCGACATCATCGACCCGACGCCCAAGGCCGTCGACTCGCTGATGCGTCTCGACCTGCCTGCCGACGTCAACATCGAGATCAAGCTCTGA
- the rpsL gene encoding 30S ribosomal protein S12: MPTIQQLVRKGRSPKVSKTKAPALKANPQQAGVCTRVYTTTPKKPNSAMRKVARVKLRNGTEVTAYIPGEGHNLQEHSLVLVRGGRVKDLPGVRYKIVRGALDTQAVKNRKQARSRYGAKKG, encoded by the coding sequence GTGCCAACCATTCAGCAGTTGGTTCGCAAGGGTCGCTCGCCCAAGGTCTCGAAGACCAAGGCGCCGGCGCTCAAGGCGAACCCTCAGCAGGCGGGTGTCTGCACCCGCGTGTACACCACCACGCCCAAGAAGCCCAACTCGGCGATGCGCAAGGTCGCCCGTGTCAAGCTCCGCAACGGCACCGAGGTCACCGCCTACATCCCCGGCGAGGGCCACAACCTGCAGGAGCACTCGCTCGTGCTCGTCCGCGGTGGTCGTGTGAAGGACCTCCCCGGTGTCCGCTACAAGATCGTCCGCGGCGCGCTCGACACGCAGGCCGTCAAGAACCGTAAGCAGGCTCGCAGCCGCTACGGCGCGAAGAAGGGTTGA
- a CDS encoding Rv0909 family putative TA system antitoxin: MGIDDLVSQGKDFLEQNKDKIDDAIKSDQAEDVSDNVLDAAADFVKKVAPDGIDQHVDGVRDSIDKSVGNE; encoded by the coding sequence ATGGGTATCGACGACCTGGTCAGTCAGGGCAAGGACTTCCTCGAGCAGAACAAGGACAAGATCGACGATGCGATCAAGTCCGACCAGGCCGAGGACGTGAGCGACAACGTCCTCGACGCCGCGGCCGACTTCGTCAAGAAGGTCGCGCCCGACGGGATCGACCAGCACGTCGACGGCGTGCGCGACAGCATCGACAAGTCGGTCGGCAACGAGTAG
- the fusA gene encoding elongation factor G, giving the protein MAQEVLTDLNKVRNIGIMAHIDAGKTTTTERILFYTGVNHKIGETHDGAATTDWMEQEQERGITITSAAVTCFWDKNQINIIDTPGHVDFTVEVERSLRVLDGAVAVFDGKEGVEPQSETVWRQADKYDVPRICFVNKMDKLGADFYFTVDTIVNRLKAKPLVIQLPIGAENDFVGVVDLVEMRALVWPGDAKGDVTMGAKYEIQEIPADLAEKAAEYREILLETVAESDEELLEKHFGGEPLTVAEIKGAIRKLTINSELYPVLCGSAFKNRGVQPMLDAVVDYLPSPLDVPAIEAKDPKNEEIIIERHADREEPFAALAFKIVTHPFFGRLTYIRVYSGHLDSGAQVVNATKGKKERIGKIFQMHANKEMPVDSVTAGHIYAVIGLKDTTTGDTLSDSANQVVLESMTFPEPVIEVAIEPKTKADQEKLGLAIQKLAEEDPTFRVEQNSETGQTVIKGMGELHLDILVDRMKREFKVEANVGKPQVAYRETIRKSVEKHDYTHKKQTGGSGQFAKIQFTIEPLEVTADKTYEFENKVTGGRIPREYIGPTDQGFQDAMNVGVLAGYPMVGVKAILLDGASHDVDSSEMAFKIAGSMGFKEAIRRANPVILEPIMAVEVRTPEEYMGDVIGDLNSRRGQIQSMEDAAGVKVVRANVPLSEMFGYIGDLRSKTSGRAVYSMEFDSYAEVPRNVMDEIVQKTKGE; this is encoded by the coding sequence GTGGCACAAGAAGTGCTCACCGACCTCAACAAGGTCCGCAACATCGGCATCATGGCGCACATCGATGCCGGCAAGACGACGACGACCGAGCGCATCCTGTTCTACACGGGCGTCAACCACAAGATCGGTGAGACGCACGACGGCGCTGCGACCACCGACTGGATGGAGCAGGAGCAGGAGCGTGGCATCACGATCACGTCCGCCGCCGTGACGTGCTTCTGGGACAAGAACCAGATCAACATCATCGACACCCCCGGTCACGTGGACTTCACCGTCGAGGTGGAGCGCTCGCTCCGCGTCCTCGACGGCGCAGTCGCCGTCTTCGACGGCAAGGAGGGCGTCGAGCCCCAGTCCGAGACCGTGTGGCGTCAGGCCGACAAGTACGACGTCCCCCGCATCTGCTTCGTCAACAAGATGGACAAGCTGGGCGCCGACTTCTACTTCACCGTCGACACCATCGTGAACCGCCTCAAGGCGAAGCCGCTCGTGATCCAGTTGCCCATCGGCGCCGAGAACGACTTCGTGGGCGTCGTCGACCTCGTCGAGATGCGCGCACTGGTCTGGCCCGGCGACGCCAAGGGCGACGTGACCATGGGCGCCAAGTACGAGATCCAGGAGATCCCGGCCGACCTCGCCGAGAAGGCCGCGGAGTACCGCGAGATCCTCCTCGAGACGGTCGCCGAGTCCGACGAGGAGCTCCTCGAGAAGCACTTCGGCGGTGAGCCCCTCACGGTCGCCGAGATCAAGGGTGCGATCCGCAAGCTCACGATCAACTCGGAGCTCTACCCGGTGCTCTGCGGTTCGGCGTTCAAGAACCGCGGCGTGCAGCCGATGCTCGACGCGGTCGTGGACTACCTGCCTTCGCCCCTCGACGTCCCCGCCATCGAGGCGAAGGACCCGAAGAACGAAGAGATCATCATCGAGCGCCACGCCGACCGCGAGGAGCCGTTCGCGGCGCTCGCGTTCAAGATCGTGACGCACCCGTTCTTCGGCCGCCTCACCTACATCCGCGTCTACTCGGGTCACCTCGACTCCGGCGCCCAGGTCGTCAACGCGACCAAGGGCAAGAAGGAGCGCATCGGGAAGATCTTCCAGATGCACGCCAACAAGGAGATGCCGGTCGACTCGGTCACCGCCGGTCACATCTACGCCGTCATCGGCCTCAAGGACACCACCACCGGTGACACGCTGTCCGACAGCGCGAACCAGGTCGTCCTCGAGTCGATGACGTTCCCGGAGCCGGTCATCGAGGTCGCGATCGAGCCCAAGACGAAGGCCGACCAGGAGAAGCTGGGTCTCGCGATCCAGAAGCTCGCCGAGGAGGACCCGACGTTCCGCGTCGAGCAGAACTCCGAGACCGGTCAGACCGTCATCAAGGGCATGGGCGAGCTGCACCTCGACATCCTGGTCGACCGCATGAAGCGCGAGTTCAAGGTCGAGGCGAACGTCGGAAAGCCCCAGGTGGCCTACCGCGAGACGATCCGCAAGTCGGTCGAGAAGCACGACTACACGCACAAGAAGCAGACCGGTGGCTCGGGTCAGTTCGCCAAGATCCAGTTCACGATCGAGCCTCTCGAGGTCACGGCCGACAAGACGTACGAGTTCGAGAACAAGGTCACCGGTGGCCGCATCCCGCGCGAGTACATCGGCCCCACCGACCAGGGCTTCCAGGACGCCATGAACGTCGGCGTGCTCGCCGGCTACCCCATGGTGGGCGTCAAGGCGATCCTGCTCGACGGCGCTTCGCACGACGTCGACTCGTCCGAGATGGCGTTCAAGATCGCCGGTTCGATGGGCTTCAAGGAGGCCATCCGCCGCGCGAACCCGGTCATCCTCGAGCCGATCATGGCCGTCGAGGTGCGTACGCCCGAGGAGTACATGGGTGACGTCATCGGCGACCTGAACTCGCGTCGTGGCCAGATCCAGTCGATGGAGGACGCCGCCGGCGTCAAGGTGGTTCGTGCGAACGTTCCGCTGTCCGAGATGTTCGGCTACATCGGCGACCTGCGCTCCAAGACCTCCGGCCGCGCCGTCTACTCCATGGAGTTCGACAGCTACGCCGAGGTCCCGCGCAACGTCATGGACGAGATCGTCCAGAAGACCAAGGGCGAGTAG